The Camelina sativa cultivar DH55 chromosome 14, Cs, whole genome shotgun sequence genome includes a window with the following:
- the LOC104740760 gene encoding serine/threonine-protein kinase CDL1-like isoform X4 — protein sequence MTCFSCLNPRTKDIRVDIVDTARCNNDNSRYPTDSSVNGSDTTGTESISVNGKVNGSKPGGGAQSFTFKELAAATRNFREVNLLGEGGFGRVYKGRLDSGQVVAIKQLNPDGLQGNREFIVEVLMLSLLHHPNLVTLIGYCTSGDQRLLVYEYMPMGSLEDHLFDLESHPEPLSWNTRMKIAVGAARGIEYLHCTANPPVIYRDLKSANILLDKEFNPKLSDFGLAKLGPVGDRTHVSTRVMGTYGYCAPEYAMSGKLTVKSDIYCFGVVLLELITGRKAIDLSQKQGEQNLVTWSRPYLKDQKKFGHLVDPTLRGKYPRRCLNYAIAIIAMCLNEEAHYRPFIGDIVVALEYLAAQSRSHEARNVSSPSPEVTRTPRRRDL from the exons ATGACTTGTTTCTCTTGTTTGAATCCTCGAACTAAGGACATCAGAGTCGACATTGTTGATACTGCTCGATGCAACAACGACAACTCTCGCTACCCAACCGATTCATCAG TTAATGGAAGTGATACAACAGGAACAGAGTCGATTTCAG TAAACGGTAAAGTGAATGGTTCCAAACCTGGTGGTGGAGCTCAGAGTTTCACCTTCAAGGAGTTAGCTGCAGCTACTAGAAACTTCCGGGAAGTCAATCTGCTCGGAGAAGGAGGTTTTGGGAGAGTTTATAAAGGACGCTTAGATTCTGGACAa GTAGTGGCTATTAAGCAATTGAATCCAGATGGGCTTCAAGGAAACCGAGAATTCATAGTAGAAGTTCTTATGCTTAGCTTACTGCATCACCCGAATCTCGTTACATTGATTGGTTACTGTACTTCTGGTGATCAGAGACTTCTTGTCTATGAATACATGCCAATGGGAAGCTTAGAAGATCACCTTTTTG ATCTTGAGTCACATCCAGAACCATTAAGCTGGAATACTCGAATGAAAATCGCGGTTGGTGCAGCTAGGGGAATAGAGTATCTTCACTGCACAGCTAACCCGCCAGTGATATACCGTGATTTGAAGTCAGCTAACATATTGTTAGACAAAGAGTTCAATCCAAAACTCTCGGATTTTGGACTGGCGAAACTCGGTCCAGTAGGTGATCGAACTCATGTATCAACCCGTGTCATGGGAACTTACGGTTACTGTGCTCCCGAGTACGCCATGAGCGGGAAGTTAACTGTTAAGTCGGATATCTACTGCTTCGGTGTAGTGTTGCTTGAGCTCATTACTGGGAGGAAAGCTATTGATTTGAGTCAAAAGCAAGGGGAGCAGAATCTTGTTACTTGG TCACGTCCATACCTCAAGGATCAGAAGAAGTTTGGACATTTAGTGGATCCGACTCTACGAGGAAAATATCCAAGACGGTGTTTAAACTATGCCATTGCGATTATCGCAATGTGTCTGAACGAAGAAGCTCACTATCGACCGTTTATAGGTGACATAGTTGTGGCACTTGAGTACTTAGCTGCACAGAGCCGATCTCATGAAGCTCGAAACGTCTCGTCCCCATCACCTGAGGTTACAAGAACGCCGCGACGACGAGACTTGtaa
- the LOC104740760 gene encoding serine/threonine-protein kinase CDL1-like isoform X2: protein MTCFSCLNPRTKDIRVDIVDTARCNNDNSRYPTDSSDCSVVVSVNGSDTTGTESISVNGKVNGSKPGGGAQSFTFKELAAATRNFREVNLLGEGGFGRVYKGRLDSGQVVAIKQLNPDGLQGNREFIVEVLMLSLLHHPNLVTLIGYCTSGDQRLLVYEYMPMGSLEDHLFDLESHPEPLSWNTRMKIAVGAARGIEYLHCTANPPVIYRDLKSANILLDKEFNPKLSDFGLAKLGPVGDRTHVSTRVMGTYGYCAPEYAMSGKLTVKSDIYCFGVVLLELITGRKAIDLSQKQGEQNLVTWSRPYLKDQKKFGHLVDPTLRGKYPRRCLNYAIAIIAMCLNEEAHYRPFIGDIVVALEYLAAQSRSHEARNVSSPSPEVTRTPRRRDL from the exons ATGACTTGTTTCTCTTGTTTGAATCCTCGAACTAAGGACATCAGAGTCGACATTGTTGATACTGCTCGATGCAACAACGACAACTCTCGCTACCCAACCGATTCATCAG ATTGTTCTGTTGTGGTTTCAGTTAATGGAAGTGATACAACAGGAACAGAGTCGATTTCAG TAAACGGTAAAGTGAATGGTTCCAAACCTGGTGGTGGAGCTCAGAGTTTCACCTTCAAGGAGTTAGCTGCAGCTACTAGAAACTTCCGGGAAGTCAATCTGCTCGGAGAAGGAGGTTTTGGGAGAGTTTATAAAGGACGCTTAGATTCTGGACAa GTAGTGGCTATTAAGCAATTGAATCCAGATGGGCTTCAAGGAAACCGAGAATTCATAGTAGAAGTTCTTATGCTTAGCTTACTGCATCACCCGAATCTCGTTACATTGATTGGTTACTGTACTTCTGGTGATCAGAGACTTCTTGTCTATGAATACATGCCAATGGGAAGCTTAGAAGATCACCTTTTTG ATCTTGAGTCACATCCAGAACCATTAAGCTGGAATACTCGAATGAAAATCGCGGTTGGTGCAGCTAGGGGAATAGAGTATCTTCACTGCACAGCTAACCCGCCAGTGATATACCGTGATTTGAAGTCAGCTAACATATTGTTAGACAAAGAGTTCAATCCAAAACTCTCGGATTTTGGACTGGCGAAACTCGGTCCAGTAGGTGATCGAACTCATGTATCAACCCGTGTCATGGGAACTTACGGTTACTGTGCTCCCGAGTACGCCATGAGCGGGAAGTTAACTGTTAAGTCGGATATCTACTGCTTCGGTGTAGTGTTGCTTGAGCTCATTACTGGGAGGAAAGCTATTGATTTGAGTCAAAAGCAAGGGGAGCAGAATCTTGTTACTTGG TCACGTCCATACCTCAAGGATCAGAAGAAGTTTGGACATTTAGTGGATCCGACTCTACGAGGAAAATATCCAAGACGGTGTTTAAACTATGCCATTGCGATTATCGCAATGTGTCTGAACGAAGAAGCTCACTATCGACCGTTTATAGGTGACATAGTTGTGGCACTTGAGTACTTAGCTGCACAGAGCCGATCTCATGAAGCTCGAAACGTCTCGTCCCCATCACCTGAGGTTACAAGAACGCCGCGACGACGAGACTTGtaa
- the LOC104740763 gene encoding bromodomain-containing protein 9-like — MGEVADTMTKKKKKGRPSLLDLQKRAIKQQQLQQQQQHRNQDDHHHQNQHQHHRSGSKNPNSLNHAPNSASRSKRRNPNSYGDSPWIKDEDDNNNNNIEDNDDDERREKKHKLLHGLNSHHQSHRHSPNSQSDLNLDETPEASFKFSGGSNHTGEKASKATDILQGSPVESGPTTPLPDKKLLVFILDRLQKKDTYGVYSDPVDPEELPDYHEIITNPMDFSTVRKKIDSGAYTSLEQFERDVFLICTNAMEYNSSDTVYYRQARAIQELAKKDFENLRQDSDDEEPQSSQQQQQQPKVARRGRPPKKQPEPSSIDRTASEISADTLGGGDSSNKFSGAYNLRKAPPYKFRQAESSVRINNNSETQSGWSIDWENEFPSSVVKAVNKYGMKHFNVDDNRRDTYNHLSTSSQEPSVLTTLEDELKQLIPVGLNTEYGYARSLARYAANLGPVAWKVASRRIETVLPPGIKFGLGWVGENPAGPEEDDNSQKQNLVMSSGKQKCSNDLASDDHSNRILSPTASVSSAFIGNRHSSSQTIEETAPPPARVLNPETDHPSSSSSRQAGPLIKLENSNGLIRGFGGFSHNANQMLGTARQQQQQEEANVSNEATPSSQQQQGLMFPYTKQEFHRFPPDLNARLVSPNSPGSNQQTGSSSSQHPDLALQL, encoded by the exons atgggtgAGGTAGCAGATAcaatgacgaagaagaagaagaaagggaggcCATCTCTATTAGACCTTCAAAAGCGAGCTATCAAACAGCaacaattacaacaacaacaacaacatcgcAATCAAGatgaccaccaccaccagaaccaacaccaacaccataGATCCGGTtcgaaaaaccctaattctctcaATCACGCTCCCAACTCCGCCTCCCGATCCAAACGGCGGAACCCTAATTCATACGGCGATTCGCCCTGGATCAAAGACGaagacgacaacaacaacaacaacatagaagacaacgacgacgacgagcGGCGTGAGAAGAAACACAAGCTTTTACATGGATTGAACTCTCATCATCAGTCTCATCGACATTCTCCTAATTCCCAATCGGATCTGAATCTCGACGAGACTCCCGAGGCTTCCTTCAAATTCAGCGGCGGATCTAATCACACG GGAGAAAAGGCTTCGAAAGCGACAGACATTCTTCAAG GGTCTCCCGTGGAGTCAGGTCCCACTACACCTTTGCCAGACAAAAAGTTGTTGGTGTTCATCCTTGATAGActtcaaaa GAAGGATACTTATGGCGTTTACTCTGACCCTGTTGATCCTGAGGAG CTTCCTGATTATCACGAGATTATCACAAATCCCATGGATTTTAGCACTGTGCGGAAGAAAATAGACTCTGGAGCATATACCAGTTTAGAACAATTTGAG AGAGATGTGTTTTTAATATGTACAAATGCAATGGAATACAATTCATCAGACACTGTATATTATCGACAG GCACGGGCTATACAAGAATTGGCGAAAAAGGACTTTGAGAATTTAAGGCAAgacagtgatgatgaagaaccaCAAAGCtcacagcagcagcagcagcagccaaAAGTTGCTAGAAGAGGACGTCCTCCAAAGAAACAGCCTGAACCATCTTCCATTGACCGTACTGCTTCTGAAATATCAGCTGATACGCTTGGAGGAGGAGATAGCTCTAATAAATTTTCTGGTGCTTACAATCTAAGAAAGGCGCCTCCATATAAGTTCCGTCAAGCAGAATCATCAGTTAGAATTAATAATAACAGCGAGACTCAAAGTGGTTGGTCCATAGATTGGGAGAACGAGTTTCCAT CTTCGGTTGTGAAGGCGGTTAACAAGTACGGAATGAAACATTTCAATGTTGATGATAACAGACGTGATACCTACAACCACCTCTCGACTTCTTCCCAAGAACCATCGGTCTTGACAACGCTTGAAGACGAGTTAAAACAGTTGATTCCA GTTGGCTTAAACACTGAGTACGGTTACGCGAGGAGTCTAGCACGATACGCTGCAAATCTTGGTCCTGTTGCCTGGAAAGTTGCATCGAGGAGAATCGAGACAGTACTACCACCTGGAATCAAATTTGGTCTAGGTTGGGTTGGAGAGAACCCAGCAGGACCTGAAGAGGATGataattctcaaaaacaaaacttagtaATGTCTTCGGGAAAACAAAAGTGTTCTAATGACTTAGCGTCTGATGATCATTCCAACAGAATCCTGTCACCAACCGCTTCAGTCTCGAGCGCTTTCATAGGAAACAgacattcttcttctcaaaccaTAGAAGAGACTGCACCACCACCCGCTCGTGTCTTGAATCCAGAAACCGATCAcccatcatcctcctcctctcgCCAGGCGGGACCGCTGATCAAACTCGAGAACAGCAACGGCCTCATCCGCGGATTCGGTGGATTCAGCCATAATGCAAATCAGATGCTAGGAACTgcgagacaacaacaacaacaagaagaagcaaacgTAAGCAACGAGGCCACACCGAGCTCGCAGCAACAACAAGGGTTGATGTTTCCTTACACCAAACAGGAATTTCACCGGTTTCCGCCGGACCTTAACGCTAGGCTAGTATCACCAAACTCCCCGGGCTCTAATCAGCAGACAGGTTCGTCCTCATCGCAGCATCCGGATCTGGCATTACAGCTCTGA
- the LOC104740760 gene encoding serine/threonine-protein kinase CDL1-like isoform X3, with protein sequence MTCFSCLNPRTKDIRVDIVDTARCNNDNSRYPTDSSVNGSDTTGTESISGILVNGKVNGSKPGGGAQSFTFKELAAATRNFREVNLLGEGGFGRVYKGRLDSGQVVAIKQLNPDGLQGNREFIVEVLMLSLLHHPNLVTLIGYCTSGDQRLLVYEYMPMGSLEDHLFDLESHPEPLSWNTRMKIAVGAARGIEYLHCTANPPVIYRDLKSANILLDKEFNPKLSDFGLAKLGPVGDRTHVSTRVMGTYGYCAPEYAMSGKLTVKSDIYCFGVVLLELITGRKAIDLSQKQGEQNLVTWSRPYLKDQKKFGHLVDPTLRGKYPRRCLNYAIAIIAMCLNEEAHYRPFIGDIVVALEYLAAQSRSHEARNVSSPSPEVTRTPRRRDL encoded by the exons ATGACTTGTTTCTCTTGTTTGAATCCTCGAACTAAGGACATCAGAGTCGACATTGTTGATACTGCTCGATGCAACAACGACAACTCTCGCTACCCAACCGATTCATCAG TTAATGGAAGTGATACAACAGGAACAGAGTCGATTTCAGGTATCTTAg TAAACGGTAAAGTGAATGGTTCCAAACCTGGTGGTGGAGCTCAGAGTTTCACCTTCAAGGAGTTAGCTGCAGCTACTAGAAACTTCCGGGAAGTCAATCTGCTCGGAGAAGGAGGTTTTGGGAGAGTTTATAAAGGACGCTTAGATTCTGGACAa GTAGTGGCTATTAAGCAATTGAATCCAGATGGGCTTCAAGGAAACCGAGAATTCATAGTAGAAGTTCTTATGCTTAGCTTACTGCATCACCCGAATCTCGTTACATTGATTGGTTACTGTACTTCTGGTGATCAGAGACTTCTTGTCTATGAATACATGCCAATGGGAAGCTTAGAAGATCACCTTTTTG ATCTTGAGTCACATCCAGAACCATTAAGCTGGAATACTCGAATGAAAATCGCGGTTGGTGCAGCTAGGGGAATAGAGTATCTTCACTGCACAGCTAACCCGCCAGTGATATACCGTGATTTGAAGTCAGCTAACATATTGTTAGACAAAGAGTTCAATCCAAAACTCTCGGATTTTGGACTGGCGAAACTCGGTCCAGTAGGTGATCGAACTCATGTATCAACCCGTGTCATGGGAACTTACGGTTACTGTGCTCCCGAGTACGCCATGAGCGGGAAGTTAACTGTTAAGTCGGATATCTACTGCTTCGGTGTAGTGTTGCTTGAGCTCATTACTGGGAGGAAAGCTATTGATTTGAGTCAAAAGCAAGGGGAGCAGAATCTTGTTACTTGG TCACGTCCATACCTCAAGGATCAGAAGAAGTTTGGACATTTAGTGGATCCGACTCTACGAGGAAAATATCCAAGACGGTGTTTAAACTATGCCATTGCGATTATCGCAATGTGTCTGAACGAAGAAGCTCACTATCGACCGTTTATAGGTGACATAGTTGTGGCACTTGAGTACTTAGCTGCACAGAGCCGATCTCATGAAGCTCGAAACGTCTCGTCCCCATCACCTGAGGTTACAAGAACGCCGCGACGACGAGACTTGtaa
- the LOC104740760 gene encoding serine/threonine-protein kinase CDL1-like isoform X1: MTCFSCLNPRTKDIRVDIVDTARCNNDNSRYPTDSSDCSVVVSVNGSDTTGTESISGILVNGKVNGSKPGGGAQSFTFKELAAATRNFREVNLLGEGGFGRVYKGRLDSGQVVAIKQLNPDGLQGNREFIVEVLMLSLLHHPNLVTLIGYCTSGDQRLLVYEYMPMGSLEDHLFDLESHPEPLSWNTRMKIAVGAARGIEYLHCTANPPVIYRDLKSANILLDKEFNPKLSDFGLAKLGPVGDRTHVSTRVMGTYGYCAPEYAMSGKLTVKSDIYCFGVVLLELITGRKAIDLSQKQGEQNLVTWSRPYLKDQKKFGHLVDPTLRGKYPRRCLNYAIAIIAMCLNEEAHYRPFIGDIVVALEYLAAQSRSHEARNVSSPSPEVTRTPRRRDL, from the exons ATGACTTGTTTCTCTTGTTTGAATCCTCGAACTAAGGACATCAGAGTCGACATTGTTGATACTGCTCGATGCAACAACGACAACTCTCGCTACCCAACCGATTCATCAG ATTGTTCTGTTGTGGTTTCAGTTAATGGAAGTGATACAACAGGAACAGAGTCGATTTCAGGTATCTTAg TAAACGGTAAAGTGAATGGTTCCAAACCTGGTGGTGGAGCTCAGAGTTTCACCTTCAAGGAGTTAGCTGCAGCTACTAGAAACTTCCGGGAAGTCAATCTGCTCGGAGAAGGAGGTTTTGGGAGAGTTTATAAAGGACGCTTAGATTCTGGACAa GTAGTGGCTATTAAGCAATTGAATCCAGATGGGCTTCAAGGAAACCGAGAATTCATAGTAGAAGTTCTTATGCTTAGCTTACTGCATCACCCGAATCTCGTTACATTGATTGGTTACTGTACTTCTGGTGATCAGAGACTTCTTGTCTATGAATACATGCCAATGGGAAGCTTAGAAGATCACCTTTTTG ATCTTGAGTCACATCCAGAACCATTAAGCTGGAATACTCGAATGAAAATCGCGGTTGGTGCAGCTAGGGGAATAGAGTATCTTCACTGCACAGCTAACCCGCCAGTGATATACCGTGATTTGAAGTCAGCTAACATATTGTTAGACAAAGAGTTCAATCCAAAACTCTCGGATTTTGGACTGGCGAAACTCGGTCCAGTAGGTGATCGAACTCATGTATCAACCCGTGTCATGGGAACTTACGGTTACTGTGCTCCCGAGTACGCCATGAGCGGGAAGTTAACTGTTAAGTCGGATATCTACTGCTTCGGTGTAGTGTTGCTTGAGCTCATTACTGGGAGGAAAGCTATTGATTTGAGTCAAAAGCAAGGGGAGCAGAATCTTGTTACTTGG TCACGTCCATACCTCAAGGATCAGAAGAAGTTTGGACATTTAGTGGATCCGACTCTACGAGGAAAATATCCAAGACGGTGTTTAAACTATGCCATTGCGATTATCGCAATGTGTCTGAACGAAGAAGCTCACTATCGACCGTTTATAGGTGACATAGTTGTGGCACTTGAGTACTTAGCTGCACAGAGCCGATCTCATGAAGCTCGAAACGTCTCGTCCCCATCACCTGAGGTTACAAGAACGCCGCGACGACGAGACTTGtaa